The DNA window TTTGCCAGATTACAAAAATTCAAAGTAATCCATTAGTTCCTTAACCAGTTCAGaatgattaatcaaactaattactTCATTAtcatagaatttcgaatttgaaggaacaagcgAGCATCCTCATGGAGCCATATTTTTCTTGAATTGTCTTTTTTCTTGGAGGATCATCAGTCAAATAATCATCTTTGTCAATATTTCTCAGATACAGTCGAATCGTCTTACTTTACAACAAATAATTTGAACCAATCATTTTATGGTCTGTGATTTTAGACATCACGGGAACCACATCAAAAACAACTACTGATTTCGAATTTAATTTTATCTCTGCCATGATCTCGAAAGCAAAAACAATtgaaagggaaaaagaaaaaagcgaACACCAAAGAATGAACGCCCAAACATGAGGAAAGTAGAAATATTAAACCACAAAATGAGAAGAACCGTCGGAGACTGATGCAAGGAGGACAGGGAAGGGCTGGGAGCGTGACAGAAGTTTATCGTCACCAAAAAGGAGGTCGGACGCGGGCTCACGTGTCGTCGCGTGGGAGTCAGGGCGACGTGTGGGGCCCACCTGCGGTGATCCAAGCTGTTGAACTTCGGAATTTGTCTATGTGGGTGGTGAGAGAACTCGCTCTCCAACTAGGGTTTTCGAATAAGGAACCTTAAACTCAAATCctaatcttatttattttttttattctattattatgtttttataaactctaatttcgaattttgaatCACAATTTTAAGTATTGCTTTGATACCATGTAGAGAATGGTGAATAGAATTGTGTATTGTATTTTATAgaatagtatatatttatatacaaaagtAGGAGATTAAATGGAAAACTACTCTAGCAAATTACTAAATACAATTTACCTTAATTTTTACAActaatatacaattaatattctaacaaaaatattttggcCCGGGAAAATTTTTAGAATTTCTAAAAGATTGACTGGATGTcagttataattataatatatattataatatatgcaatcaatttaaaatagttgAGTTATAATTTTTATAGGTGCTAAAACAGAAAAGGCCCCTATGGGGTAATATGATGTCCTATTCCTACTTAAGAATTTTTCTAAGTACATTTGTAATTAATTGCTAAACTAATGAGCATATCTACAATATTGTAAAATTTATGGTATTTTCACAATATTTTAATAGATTTTTTTACTCATGTGTCATGCATCACCAAGAGCAATAGTTTAACCATTTTTTAAATCTTTGTTCCTTGATTTGTATGAGGActtttttgataatcagattGACTTTGTTTCTAATTTGTTTCTAATCATatattgttttaagaatactATGTGTACATGAGATTTATTTGATCTGCCTTCTACTTTGATAATGTTGGTTTCTTCATGTTTTACCCTTTCCTGAAACTAAAGTTTGACCTTGATGCAGTAACTCATATGTTGGCAATATTTCCATCTTCAGTGAAATGGAAGAAAAGTTAAAGCAGGTGCTTATTCTGATTGCAAACTTTACTTTATGGAGGTGTAGTGTTCGTAAATGTTGAATATTTTGTTGTTCTGATGAGTTATCTTTTCAAGAAGAACGTTTACCTTTGTGCTAAACTTCTGTAAAGAGTTCATTTCAAAACTTCCTTAAAGAGTTTTATTCAAGACTTCACAAAATACTTCTGGTACTTGTATACTTGCATATGTACAGTCCGTGCAATTTTGATAGCTTCAGGgtgattttttgtaaatatttctgGATAACTGAACCTAGGAAGTGCAAGACAAGGTTGTGAGATTAAGCAAATGCTGTTTTTGTTATACTGCATGTAGTGTAGAAAGTTATGAACAGTGTTGTAGATACATAAGTTGATTCAATTTTAATCTGCCAGTACGTTCTTAGCTTGGGTTATGAAATTTTAAGCCATTCTTAACCGGTATGGAATTAGGTTATTGCTGTCACAACCACTATCCTGGGATTTTATCTGGGTTTTCAAGTCCTCCTCACAGTTAATTATCTTGTGGTTTATCATTGACTGCCTGAGATTTGGATAGTGAGATCTAGATGTTTCCGTGTTTTGTAATATGCAGATGCCATGTTCTTTTGTTGAGTTTAGCTCTTCCCCACAGTACCAATGCCTGATCATGTGGTCAGTAACGTAATGACAAAGTTAAAATGCTCATGTGTGCTAAATGAGAGAAAACAGAAAAATTATAGGCGACTTCTGCAGTATAGTTTTGACATTGGACTACTGATTGCAGGGTCACAACATTGTTCTGATGTCAAATCACCAAACTGAGGCGGATCCAGCAGTAATTGCATTGTTGCTCGAATCAACAAATCCACAGTTTGCTGAAAAGATTGTGAGCTATTTTCCTTTTCCTTCCCCCCCACCCCCTCCCCCCTCTATAGTTCTACCTTTTTCTGTCTATAAAAGCTTTGTCTTTGACATAACCAAACTCTAGGTTTTGTACTGTAGACATATGTTGCTGGAGATAGGGTTGTGACAGATCCGCTTTGCAAGCCATTCAGCATGGGGAGGTGCTTCTGATGTTCCTTGAtatgttaaaaataattattgtggCTTCCTTGTTTCTTGATGTTCTGATAaggtaaaaaaaatgttatggcTCTCAGGAATTTATTATGTGTGTACTCAAAAAAGCACATGTTTGATGTTCCTGAGCTTGCTGAGATGAAAAGAAAGGCGAATACACGAAGCTTGAAGGAAATGGCTTTGCTCTTGAGGTatctttatttttcatttttttccatTCTTTGTTATGTAAATATCTGAACATACAATCTGTAATGCTTGAGGGCTACTCTTATTTATGTTCACTGTGGGGTGCTTTTGGCCCAACTGTTCCTTGTATAAAACAATTTTGAGCAATTAACCCTATTTTCTTTGGGGTTTTGAAGGCTATATAAAAATGCTGCAAGAAGGATGCAATTGTTTAAAATACTGGTGTTTGGGTGTAAATGGGTAAGGAAGGTGCTTGATTTTTGGGTTTAACGAATAAGAAAAGGAAGAAAATTGGTCTCTTTGAATGGTGGTTAAACTGGTGACTAGAAACATAAGACAGTGAATGACAATAAAACAGGAGAAACACTTCAAGTGATTGAAATATACTGAAGAGTTGTTTCATAGTGGAGAGCTTGCCCAATAATATAGCTGCTGCTTTCAACCATTACAATGACTTGTCTTgtcttggttttttttttttgctgtgtATTCATGATTGGCTGAAGTATATCATGGATTGTCTTGTTTCAATCATCTGTTTGAGTCAGTTAAGTCAACCTTATTCTCATTGCTTGTGATTTTACATTAGTGGGTTCTTCTGACTAAACAAGATCAATGCAGGGGTGGGTCTCAAATTGTATGGATTGCTCCTAGTGGGGGCAGGGACCGGCCAGATCCAGTTACAGGAGAATGGTATCCAGTAAgagtttttcttcttcatctttagTATACTAAAGATATATAGTTAGTTGCTATGTGCATTACTTTTATCTTGTGAGTtctatgtatttttttggcatgAATTGAAACGTCTGATGAGAGACAATCGATTTTACCTGAAAAGTAAACAATTTTTCTTATGATTAACGGTTAGTGTTGTAAGTTTTCTATTAAAAAGTTGCTCTTTGGCTGGTTGAAGAACTATTAGTCAGTTATTTAGAAAgaagtattatttatttaacagATTGAAAAGTGCCaaaataaaacaagaaaaaaactaCTGGCAATTTCTTTTACACTATAATATGTCTACTTTCGTATTTCGGTAAAGGAACTGGATTTGGGGGCTGAGAAAATAGCCAATGGTCTTCCAGTTCATCTTATCGGGCAATGTCAACTTTAGATGTGTTTTTGTTTGTGTTAAAAAACAATTCTCCTCCCCCCTCCTAGTTTATTGTTCTGTAAGGCATACTCTTCATAACCTGTTTATGACGGGCGAGGTTGTGATATTATTTCACTACGCAGAAAGTATCAGTATATCGAAGAGAAATATGGCCAAATTGGCTCtactgtacttttttttttgaaaaagagaaagaggccTAATATTCCCACAAGGGTACGCTGTACCCTCACACAAAATCTCAGCGGTACAAATCCCTCCCACACTTCTTCATTCTCTTATTCCCTGAACTTAAAACACCTAAGGGCCCTACAGAATCTTCCATGCCTCTTGTGCTCACCGTCCCCTTCCCTTTCTAACTTGCTCTAACAATATGCTAGGCTGCCATTGGAATACTGGCTAGCAGTAGTTGTATCAGGTTCCAGCAGGAGTGATTTTGAGAGATTTTGGGAGGGGAAAGAACAGTAAATGTGAATTTATAAAGAATTTTTGTCATCACAGTTGAGTCGGTATGAGAGAAGATAAGATACTGGCTAGCTTTATGGATTTACAATGTTAAATAATTTAAGGGTGTGATGTCTCTGGTAGGGATTGGGATTCTGCTGTACTTCCTAGTCTTTTTGTCACTAATTTTTTGGTTTTACAATCACATTTGTTTCCTTGCAATCACTTCATATGAATATTATGAGTTTTGTttctattaaataaaaattgtcaTCACAGACTAATTTATTGTTCTATAAAAATTTGTTGctattttttttcctctttccTTCATGGTATTTGTAAACAAATTAAGCATGTTGTTGATCTTTTGTTATGCAATTTAAATTTCCTCATACTGACGTAAAGGGGGTTAGGCGCCCTTTGATGCTTCTTCAGTGGATAATATGAGAAGGCTTGTGGAACATTCTGGTGCTCCAGGTCACATATATCCCTTAGCTTTACTGTGCCATGATATCATGCCCCCTCCACTCCAGGTATGATGACTTCTGTAGGCTGGTTTCTCGTCAAATTCTAATTTTTCTCATCTGTTCCGCAACTTTCTATTTTTCAGGTAGAGAAAGAAATTGGAGAAAAAAGAATTATCTCCTTCCACGGGGTTGGAGTGTCagtggcaccggccatcagttTTTCTGAGATTGCTGTATCTCATGAACGTTCTGAGGAGGTTGGTTTCTAATATTTATCGGGAAGGATCCTGTCAATGACAAAAGGatcttttctctttttcaaaaaaaaaaagtactagTCTTATACATCCTGGGATTATTTGTAATCCTCCTTATACCTATGCACTTTTTTCGTGAGGCAACTGTGGATAACTCCTTTTAATCATTCAAATGCGCATCATAAATCTGGTGGAGTAGTTTTCATGTCAATAGGATTAAGGGTACGCTTGTTTTGGAGGAGTGAAAACATATGAATAGGAATAAgatagaataaaaattaaaatgtttttttttcttttgcattTTGTACTAGAATAGTCTTTCTTCctatttcaaaatggaatagtcattccactaaAATGGTAGAAAAGTGATTCCATTGGAAATTTGGAATGATATTACCaaactttaaaatgcaaccaaacaaataaATTGAATGAAAATTGAGTCTTtgccattccatttcattatctCCAACCAAAGGCCATTTATTattatgatttgtttttcttttaactGAGAAGGTCTTAATGAGGATATACTGAAGGATTCATTAGTTGATATATAAGTCAGTAATCCTCTTTCTTAACAATAGGGCGTACAGTATCTTGTCCATAGTCCATTGTATCCTGCTATCTTGTTTCTGCATACAAGTACTTTGCTAGAACTGCCGGGTTACTGGAACTGGAACTTGGTATCTATTTAGTCTCTTCATGAACTTTATGCCATTCATCTTATCTTTCATCATTTTGTCTGTGCTTTGTAGAAGGCTAAAGAGACATACAAGGAGGCATTTTATGGTTCTATAGCTGAGCAATACAATGTGCTCAAATCAGCTATACATGGAAAACAAGGACTAAAATCATCTTCTCCCAACGTCTCTTTGTCTCAACCTTGGACTTAGTCAATGTCTTTCTACACAGTCTATTAAATTGCTTCTAATGATCAGGTATTCCCCTAATTCTTAAAAGCTCAATGATTCTTTAAAAGATTGTCATTTGATTAGACATGATAGCATCTACTATTACACCAGGTTCATATCTCACAATCTATTTTCAGTAAATGCCTTTGAAATGTGCCCTTTCTAATATGGGTATCTCATAAATTTCTTTCAGACTTGGTGTTTTTTGACATACTCAGCTCCTTTATCAAAAGCCAATGGGCTTGTCCTTTACAAGTATGATAGGAGATTAGTAGCTCTGTTACTTTATACTCCACAGGCTAATCTTTTTCTCCACCATCACATGGATATTCCTGTGTAGATGCTAAAACAAAAGCTGACTTGAGTTCTTTTGAAACTCAGGCTGCGTTGGAAGCTAAGCCTTAGCTTTAGGAATCGTTTATTGTACAGCTGGAGAGAGCAAGAAATGTAAATTTCTTGTAATATGTTACTCAATTTTTAAGTGGGTATCTTGCATTATgttattatttcatttattgataatgtgataataaaGTTGGGACTAGAGATCTGATCAACATAGAATAGAATTTTAGTGTCTTTAGCTTGGTTTCTACTGCTTCAAAGTACTTTTATTGTTGAACAGGAAGCACTTGTTCTGCTgccacttatttattttttcaagggattataactttatattacgtatttattatgtttttattttatcagTGTGTTAGTCTATTTGAGATCTATAGATAATTTCTAACAGTTGCATGTTGTctatttaattttgttgtttgtaaTATGAGCTTTGAAAGTTCTTGTGCTGTAACTGAAATTCAGGATAAACTGTTAAGTCTAGGAAGCTGCATTCTTGGAAAATATAATGATCTTTCATAGTTTTATTAGTTTTCTAAGTTGTCATATTACCCTCTGGAAAGCCCCTTGAAGTAATTCAGACTTAATTGGAAATTTAACTTTTTAAACAAGGAGGCGGCACAAAACATCTGATATGACCAAACTATAAAAAAGTCATTATAATGTGCATATAATATAGTTTCATTGTATCTGATTCTGGTGATTTTTGAGAGGAGATTCCCAAAGGGGAATGAATGGAGTTATAAAATGCTACCACTTTGTAAATTGTTGCAAAATTATTTCACTCTTCTATCTCATTTTTGCCCtcttactaaaataaaacacatgACAACTGATACCTTTTTATTAAGAGAAATGGTTAAGGGTACTTTAAGGTGTTAAGCACCACAAGGTAGTAAATAATTATTGTTGCAATTTAATATTGACAGAAATGaccttaaataataaatacattttttttaatggaaataATAAATACATTGATTAGTTaagtaaatatctttttttctttaaaaagttTAGCAAAATAGCTAAATgcagtaaattaattaataaaaattatattataataaaattaaattatataaatttgttAGTATTGCATAATATTATATTGTTAAacatataaaatagtaattaacaaattgtagttttgaaaattaatatactatagtaataaaattatatactacaaaaaaattataataaaattaaaattactatatTAATACACAATACCATGCTATCAAAATTATATAGGGAAATAAACAGaataatacaaaaaaggaaaaaaaattacaaaaatactttgggccggtccattaaacatttatacagtccacatacaaatatttacaaaaataccacatgcactaagccttcagctgtacagagggaaccatgaagatgaaaatacctcgattgtttcaaaaccgcaaaacaaccaaaatgaaaccaaaacgaggaaaatacaactattaattctggcgaaatcaactggaaaagaagacctgcaatgatctaaacagaaaatgacgaaaaaaatcagaaaaaccgtgaagaaactgaaattacacatttattttctgttttattcgatcaaaataactccccctaatatcgaaatctatattcatgaaatgtagatctgtaacaaacagatc is part of the Cannabis sativa cultivar Pink pepper isolate KNU-18-1 chromosome 5, ASM2916894v1, whole genome shotgun sequence genome and encodes:
- the LOC115713266 gene encoding glycerol-3-phosphate acyltransferase ATS12, chloroplastic isoform X1; the protein is MFVLSASPSAFSSAIFISATSSRVSSVTLSSSKLFAASVRFAGKRSFACPCFLAMAELVKDKEASSSSSSSATSVSSSGVSAVASGSTSESKEPSYSRAFLNARTEEEILAGIRKEEEAGRLPPTVASGMEELYHNYKNAILQSGNPKADEIVLSNMAAALDRIFFEVEDPFVFPPYHKALREPFDYYLFGQNYIRPLIDFSNSYVGNISIFSEMEEKLKQGHNIVLMSNHQTEADPAVIALLLESTNPQFAEKITYVAGDRVVTDPLCKPFSMGRNLLCVYSKKHMFDVPELAEMKRKANTRSLKEMALLLRGGSQIVWIAPSGGRDRPDPVTGEWYPAPFDASSVDNMRRLVEHSGAPGHIYPLALLCHDIMPPPLQVEKEIGEKRIISFHGVGVSVAPAISFSEIAVSHERSEEKAKETYKEAFYGSIAEQYNVLKSAIHGKQGLKSSSPNVSLSQPWT
- the LOC115713266 gene encoding glycerol-3-phosphate acyltransferase ATS12, chloroplastic isoform X2, with amino-acid sequence MFVLSASPSAFSSAIFISATSSRVSSVTLSSSKLFAASVRFAGKRSFACPCFLAMAELVKDKEASSSSSSSATSVSSSGVSAVASGSTSESKEPSYSRAFLNARTEEEILAGIRKEEEAGRLPPTVASGMEELYHNYKNAILQSGNPKADEIVLSNMAAALDRIFFEVEDPFVFPPYHKALREPFDYYLFGQNYIRPLIDFSNSYVGNISIFSEMEEKLKQGHNIVLMSNHQTEADPAVIALLLESTNPQFAEKITYVAGDRVVTDPLCKPFSMGRNLLCVYSKKHMFDVPELAEMKRKANTRSLKEMALLLRGGSQIVWIAPSGGRDRPDPVTGEWYPAPFDASSVDNMRRLVEHSGAPGHIYPLALLCHDIMPPPLQVEKEIGEKRIISFHGVGVSVAPAISFSEIAVSHERSEEAKETYKEAFYGSIAEQYNVLKSAIHGKQGLKSSSPNVSLSQPWT